Proteins encoded within one genomic window of Humulus lupulus chromosome 1, drHumLupu1.1, whole genome shotgun sequence:
- the LOC133830872 gene encoding uncharacterized protein LOC133830872 — MAKVEVKERRDKDSAESEGEVPTVLPSSTDAEGLQVNNSEGIQLKASANIDEAKGANDSKQWHTPKRVATQSKQGLVADLCSRNKIGVGGFLETKMKGNKIMEFMEHKLPNWEFYSSSVTEGRLLIVWRKVFVRVTLLEESNQYVHCLVKMAGQRHALYVTFVYGLNTIEGRRSLWKGLQRISLSVKAWIILGDFNVPFSDHHDFKEVVMNSWRIPIKATGLRAIYLKTMRLKHRLKKFNRDNIGDIGLNYHKAKETYQEAQLQAQSHPRDYSFQEVVKVAAEDFTVQEHMYHNFLAQRSKITWLRKGDMNTSFLHACLKKHRDENGIATYITDQGRLIDNFHDVVFHFVEHFRSYLGVRVLLQTRLIYTVLRWDIGDEVCSIIGQCFDTGSFPSELHETTLSLVPKVANPSRAIDYRPIACCSTLYKCIAKLLCSRMALVLPDLIQPIQGAFIWGHSIAHNIMMFQDLTKNYGRTSTLPRCAIKIVLSKAYDTIDWKFLEDLLRALCFLMKFIGWIMVCLKNTSYSFLMNGRVQGRFKGKKGLRQGDPMSPLLFELVSAVSIFKEVLVEFSAATGLSINANKSHVFFGGVTATERRNIAQEIQLPEGSFPLKYLGVSMRPTKWRHEDCDIILQKIRLRLLSWTSRHL, encoded by the exons ATGGCTAAAGTAGAGGTAAAGGAAAGGAGGGATAAGGACTCTGCTGAATCTGAAGGTGAGGTGCCTACTGTTTTGCCTAGTTCTACTGATGCAGAGGGTCTTCAGGTCAATAACTCTGAGGGTATTCAGCTTAAAGCCTCAGCTAATATTGATGAAGCTAAGGGTGCAAATGACAGTAAACAATGGCACACTCCAAAGCGTGTGGCTACTCAATCTAAACAAGGACTGGTTGCAG ATTTATGTAGCAGGAATAAAATAGGAGTTGGTGGTTTTTTAGAAACTAAAATGAAGGGGAACAAAATTATGGAGTTCATGGAGCATAAACTTCCTAACTGGGAGTTTTATTCTAGTTCGGTTACTGAAGGTAGACTTTTGATAGTTTGGAGGAAGGTTTTTGTGAGGGTTACATTGCTAGAGGAGTCTAATCAGTATGTTCATTGTTTGGTCAAGATGGCTGGTCAGAGGCATGCTCTTTATGTTACATTTGTCTATGGGCTCAATACGATAGAGGGAAGGAGGAGTTTATGGAAAGGGTTACAAAGGATATCACTCTCTGTTAAAGCATGGATCATCTTAGGGGATTTCAATGTCCCTTTCTCGG ACCATCATGATTTCAAAGAGGTGGTTATGAATAGTTGGAGGATTCCTATTAAGGCAACTGGTTTAAGGGCTATCTACTTGAAGACAATGAGGCTGAAGCATagattaaaaaaatttaacagaGATAACATTGGTGACATTGGTCTGAACTATCACAAGGCTAAGGAGACTTACCAGGAAGCTCAACTTCAAGCTCAATCTCATCCTCGAGACTATAGTTTTCAAGAGGTAGTGAAAGTAGCTGCTGAAGATTTTACTGTTCAGGAGCATATGTACCATAATTTCTTAGCTCAAAGAAGTAAAATTACTTGGTTAAGGAAGGGAGATATGAATACTTCTTTTCTGCATGCTTGTTTGAAAAAGCACAGAGATGAAAATGGTATTGCAACCTATATTACTGATCAAGGCAGATTGATAGATAACTTTCATGATGTAGTTTTTCACTTTGTAGAGCATTTTAGAAGCTATTTGGGAGTTCGAGTTCTGCTACAGACAAGATTGATTTACACTGTATTGAGATGG GATATTGGGGATGAAGTTTGTTCAATAATTGGTCAGTGTTTTGACACAGGGAGTTTTCCTTCTGAGCTTCATGAAACTACTTTGTCGTTGGTCCCTAAAGTTGCTAATCCATCTCGGGCTATAGACTACAGACCTATAGCTTGTTGTTCTACATTATACAAGTGTATTGCCAAGCTTTTATGTTCGCGTATGGCTTTAGTTCTTCCTGATCTCATTCAGCCGATCCAGGGAGCCTTTATTTGGGGTCATTCTATTGCTCATAACATCATGATGTTTCAGGATCTTACCAAGAACTATGGGAGGACCTCTACTTTGCCTAGATGTGCTATTAAGATAGTTTTAAGCAAAGCTTATGATACAATCGATTGGAAGTTCCTTGAGGATCTATTAAGGGCCctttgttttcttatgaaatttatagGATGGATTATGGTCTGCTTGAAAAATACTTCTTACTCTTTCCTTATGAATGGTAGAGTTCAAGGCAGGTTCAAGGGTAAGAAAGGGCTGCGTCAGGGTGATCCTATGTCTCCTCTTTTGTTT GAACTTGTTTCTGCTGTTAGCATTTTCAAAGAGGTTCTAGTGGAGTTTAGTGCTGCAACAGGACTCTCTATAAATGCTAATAAATCTCACGTTTTCTTTGGAGGAGTCACTGCCACTGAGAGAAGGAATATTGCTCAAGAGATTCAGCTCCCTGAAGGATCCTTTCCACTTAAGTATCTTGGGGTGTCTATGCGGCCAACTAAGTGGAGACATGAAGATTGTGACATTATTCTTCAAAAAATCAGATTGAGGCTTTTGTCTTGGACTAGCAGGCATCTTTAA